The window GTCCAGCGATGGCCCAtggggagaagaagaagacagagacctgatcaagaaagaagaaagattaTTCTTTGCCGGCGTAAACGGCGAGAACAGCCTGAAGAGACGGTGAACAACCGCCATGAGGaagagaataagaagaagaatgaattgtttgtttgtgtgtgtgtgtgtgggtgCATCGTCCAAGGTCAAGAAGGGAAGAGAGAGGCTTTGATGATCAGAGGAAAAAAAtgtaaagttttcatttttatttaatttattattggCTCGTTAGTAATAAAGTtttcgtttttatttaatttattattgacTCGTGACTTACAAACATGTCATGTCTTTACGTCACTGTCTTTCTTGATCATCTAAAAGACGAGTTCTTCTACGACCATCTAATAAAACGTGTTATGTCTTTATGTCGGTAGTCTTGGCAGCTAACGGTTTTGGATGAATCTAGTTTGGAACTTGTAGTTTGAGAGAGAGAGCCTCCATGTTGCATTGCAATGTATCTTAGGACTCTGGATTCTAGTATCAAGCGCAATACAACAGTTGTCAAGAAATTAAACTGATCAATGAGGAGAAGTGTGAAGGGCTCATGGATGATCTGGGAGGTGTTAACCTTAGCAAATTTGTTAGTTAAGCAGTTGCCAAGCTCAAAAGCTCAGATATACAAGCAGCTGTTCAGGTTTGCCCTCTCTGTTTGTTTCCTGTCTTGCTCTTTTGTATATGTTTTTTCCTATTCAGTATTTGACACCTTTTCTTTTTACCTTATGCTCTCTGTTTTTCAAGGCCTTCTACTTTAGCTGATATCAATGATTTTTGACAAACATACTTCACTACTTCATCAGATGTATAAAGAGTTCTCTTAGTCTAAGTTAGACTGTCTAACATAAGGGCTCTTGAAAGTTTTCATTCCTGAAAAATCCGTGGACGAATTAAATGCAGACAGAAACTTAAAGGCATGAAACACATTACCATAACACTTCTTCTGGAGCTCTACTATGTTGGAGTAATAGAAGATAGTAACATCCTCATCAATATTGTTATAGATGCCAGAAGACAGAGAGAAGATGCCACCCAAACAAATTTGACACTTCTTGCTGGTTTTGCTAGGCAAGGAAGATTTTTTCTTGGTCTTTCCTATTTATGGAGAAAAAATAGTGTAAAATTGGTGAATGTGTTGGAAGCccaaaaaattgacaataagTGGATTGACCCAagtgttttatatattaattaagtcTATATAACCATTAATCTTATAAAATCCATCATAGTTTCTCTGAAAAATGCTTTATTTTCTAGCAATTTCGGTGGAACTGAAACTTCTATGGACCATCAGCTAATGGGATGATTGAACCACTTTCCGGACCAGATTAATAGGTAGCCCGCTCTGATATCATGTCAAGTTTCTTAagtttccaacttaaaaccaattgacaTAAGTGAAATTGACCCAAATCCCTTATACATTACTTAAATTCCTTTCATATTTTCGATGTGAGGTTTTCTCACCAACCGAATGCTAAAGGGGAAGTTAGCAAAGACAGTGCATCTTCGTATGAAAAGCTGAGGAAACCATATGACTATCTCTATCTAAATATCTCAATAGTACATTTTGTATAACTCAATTGGGTTTCCCTGTTCTCCTTGGGTCTATATTTAGTGCCTGGGTTGATTGCAGAAAAGCTTAGAACATGTAACGTAACTGCAATCACACAATTGATGAGTGTATGGGTAGATTCGTAGCTTTCTTCTCACACACTGACTCACTGGAGCCCTATAACATGGAAGCCCAAAAAGAAAGTTAAAAGGTTTCTATCAAGAGAATGAAAACATAGTTGTATTACTTTTATGGATAAAACAAGGTTTACTAGTACTATACCTTTTGGTCCTTTTATGTTCGTCAGATTAATTTTATCACTCCAGTGTCCATTATGTTACTTCTTCGTCCTTTTGGTTTCAAACCTGTCGATTCTTGTCGGAATCATAGTACCCCAACTTGACTCTTTGAGTCTTGTTAGAAGAAGTCAAGAAGGACAATAAGATGAAGTAAGAGATGGCATTCTCAGTCTTTAGTATTTGTCATGTAATTGCTACGTATCAAACATGAAACGGATCAAGTATCACGGGATAGCTAAGTACACACTTCTTAAATTATGGTAAAAAGGACAAAAAGAAGAGAGTAAAATTTGTTGCAAAGAAGTCAAAAGTGTAGTCACGAGAGCAGCGACAAATGCGGAACAAAcaatcaaaagactcaaaaaGCTTTCTTAACATCAACAGTTCGGATTTGTGTAAGAACAAAAGAAAGAGCGGAGATTACGGGGACCAACAGTGACGTCGACCTCTACCCCCGTCGGTGCCCAACCTCACCAACTTTGTTTCAATGCTCACTTTTTCTAACCCTATTTACAATTATTCGTAAATAAAAATTTGGGTTTATAAGAGAATGTCACATGTCTCTACCATATAACTAGCTATAGGGATACACTACCATTGCTGTTTAGTTTCTCTATAATACTATCCACTTGATTATGAATTGTTTATATAGTTCACTAACGTAAGAACATACATTGGTAGATAACTGATAATGAAATGTACATTAATTAttatagaatatatattattcttaCGTTAGTGAACATTGATCAATTCATGTGAATGAATTCTTCACTAGATTCTTGTTGCGACAAGAGTCCTATTACACCactaaacatatttttaatcattttgcTTCATATTCTTTTCGCGTGATCGATGGcagaaaattgtgttttttttttcctttcttttgggCTAGATATGGAACAAAGTTCTggatattaattaagttatttataTGTGTTATAACATTGGATCAAATTTTAGAGAAAGAAGACCATTTTATTTCTCTTTTGGCATTCTTAAATGTTAGTTAATTAGGACCATTGACGTTGGCAAGGACTTTGTTGATATCTTGAAGCTTATTCATGTAATCATGTTATTGGGAGTCAGAACATAAGTTGATTCCCTTTGAGTAGGTTTGAATATTAAGATCATATCTATGTACTGAAAATTGAAATAATATGGACAAGAAGTAGTAGAATTCTAAGAGTCAAAGAAATCAAGCCAAAtgttatcatggtatcagattCCTATGGATTAAGCTTTTGTTGTTTTTAGACTgccaataaaaaacaaaaaaatgaaggtTTGTGTTCATCTAGCCAAAAAAATGCATGCCTGGATGCACAAGCCTGCTTACCTAAAAACTATGAGATTACAGTTAGATACTAAaagaaatatagagtaaatacaattacaaaattaaaaggATTGATATCCATAATGTACATGGTTTTCCTTGATTGTCAAGTGACTGAGATCACAGTTACTAGAGCTCGTGATTGACCTTAATTTATTGTCACTGTCAAGATAGCTTAAAAACAGAGTGGCCAATTTAATTTGAGATATGACCAAATCATACCACATGATCCACTAATAAGAAGAATTCTAGGCAACTTATCAAGTACTATACATTGGCATTTACTCTTTGGCTATTATTGTCTTTAGCTTTGGAAACTTTGTTGTTGTCTGTATCTTTGGTATACCCTACCTAGTACGTACTGCACATTTAATGAATGTTTTACGCATTTGAAGGTAAAATCCATactatttaatgttttttttggattttatagtttttacaTTAGTTATTTTGAGTCTCCTCCATCCATTTGAGTTGCTACTGATTCGGACTGTGAGCACATATGTAACCTTTGACATCATTGGCTGTGATCAGTGTAGCAATCATATTAGTCAGACGCATATAACGTTTACCGTACATTATTGGTCAAGTCTTACTGAAATTTTTCCTCTGCTGTTCGTGTAAGTATGAGAGAGTTGATTACATGCACATTATTGgtcttttaattatatttaagtaCATAAATATAGAAATACATCGTCTTCATCAATCATATAGATGATAATATGATATACATGGTATGAAGAAAATATTTGTATTATCGGTCGTTGTATTCATATGTAACAACCACCGCCACCTTATCGTCCTTATCCCCACCATATTACATGATTATAGAATGACTTTTCAGCAAAAATACACACATCAAATTCTCAATTCTTTGGAATATTTGGCAGGTacataaaacataataatacatTTAAATAATTGTCACAGAAACTTAAAAAACATTATACGTACGTACGTATGCAACTGCAGCTCTCgttctttattatttatggCTCATTCCTTTGTTAATAAAGGCCACGCGTAGTGAGAGAGATATAcactttaaaaatatagatcCTTTGCAGGTTCTGTGTTCTTGCtagcttcttcctccgtgatTTATTGACTCTTTTTGTCTTCTCAAGGCGTATGTAGATAGAGTCATTCTCccataaagagagagagagagacagagacaagaagaaaaacaaaagcatTGCTCTTTTACTTTACTTTGTCATCTCCCTTCTGTAAGAACTGTTACGACGGAGACTGTCCATACTCTCTGTTTCTCGTGTTCTTATGACAGATTAGATTTGTCTTTACGGTTCTGTCTTATCGATAATGCCTAGAGAGAGTGTGTAATagattattattaaatatactcTGTTTTGATCACGATGCAAAGAGTACACAACAAACCAGTTGACTCCATCGGAAAATCACCGTCGGCCACCGTTAAGCATCATTTAATAAAACAGAGCAGCGGCGGAGTGACGGCGGTGACGGCGGCGGATATGCAGGAGCCGAGCATTGACACGGATAAGCTCAGCTACGAGATTTTCTCCATTCTCGAAAGTAAGTTTCTTTTCGGGTACGAAGATCCGAGCCCCGAGCAAGAAACGTCACCGACAACGGTTGCTGAACCTCTAAACGGCGTCGTTCAGGGGTCAGTCAAGAACCAGAGAGGCAAAGTCTGTGTTCTGAGCATCGACGGCGGCGGGATGAGAGGGATCATACCAGGGAAGGCTTTGGCTTATCTGGAGCAAGCGTTGAAATCGAAGTCGGGCGACCCGAACGCCCGGATCGCCGACTACTTCGACGTCGCTTCCGGTTCAGGCATCGGTGGAGTTTTCACGGCGATGCTTTTCGCTTCGAGCGACGGTGACCGTCCGATCTTTAACGCGGATGACACGTGGAGGTTTTTAGCGAATAACGGTAAAAGATTTTATAAACCAGCGTCCGGGACCGGGAGGATACTAAACCGGGTTATGAAAACCGGTTCGGGTTCGAAGAAGCTGGAGAAGTCGATGAAGGAGTCATTCGCTGAGATGACGCTCAAGGACACGCTTAAACCGGTTCTGATTCCTTGTTACGACCTCACTAGCTCCGCACCGTTCCTTTTCTCGCGCGCCGACGCGTTGGAAACGGACGGCTACGATTTCAAGCTGTGGGAGGTTTGTAGAGCCACGTGGGCCGAGCCGGGAGTGTTTGAGCCTGTGGAGATGAGATCGGTGGATGGTAAAACGCGTTGCGTTGCGGTTGATGGTGGGTTAGCGATGAGTAATCCGACTGCTGCTGCGATCACTCATGTGTTGCATAACAAGGAGGAGTTTCCTTTCGTTAGAGGCGTTGAGGATTTGCTTGTGCTGTCTCTTGGTACGGGACAGTTGGTGGATGTCAAGTATGAATGTGATCAGGTTATGAAGTGGAAGGCTAAGCAATGGGCTCGACCCGCGGTTCGGATATCTGCTGATGGTGCGGCCGATACTGTGGACCAGGCTGTTTCCATGGCGTTTGGTCAGTGTAGGAGGAGTAACTACGTTCGTATTCAGGTAAAAGCTTATGTGGTAATTGTAATTCATGTCATTGAAAAGTGGTTATTGTAACCAGAGCCGTTCATGAGTATAGTCAAGTTAAACATTAGTTTATAGtccataaatttaaaaagataatttacataaatataagcattcaagtttgtttaaaaattaactaaaatcctTTGTAAATTAATACTAGATTCATTATTCGTGTGATTTTAATAGGCGGATGGGTCAAGCTTTGGTCCGTGTAGACCAGACATAGACACGGACGCTAGTACAAGCAATGTGAATATGCTTGTGGGAGTAGCTGAAGAGATGTTGAAACAGAAGAACGTGGAATCGGTTATGTTTAGTGGTAAAAAAATCAGTGAAGAAAGCAATTTCGAGAAGCTGGATTGGTTAGCTGGTGAGCTCGTACTTGAACACCAGAGGAGGAGTTGCAGAATTGCTCCCACTGTAGCGTTCAAGCAATCAAGCGACAGAAGAACTGTTCAGAAGACAATCTTCAAGGATATTGATTGTATGTTTTGAAGATATTGTTCATCTTCTTTTCTTAATTTGTATAGATTAATGTTTTGACTTTTGAGTTCCGAGCAGAAAGCGAAACATCTTCTTCGAAAAGGTTTCATTCTCGTCCATTCCAGTAGTATTATCCTAAGAGGTGTGTGATTTTTGCTTAATTTGATTGGAGATGAGATATCTTTTTGTAATGATTTGATGTAACGTAAGCTCAGAGATGTGAACTTGGGAGCGTGGTGAATATAACGTTTCAAGAAGCTGTTATGAAATCATACTCATTGGGGGCTCACTAAAGAAGTCATTTTCTTGgtttttttataattactttgTTGGTCCAAATTGGAACGGTTCCAAGGGCAATAAGAAAACAAGTGCTGTCATTCTTGTGCGTGTGCATAGACCGAAGTCATGGTGCTGGGAACGTTATAGATTTATAAAGCAGCACGTCTTCTTGTCGGTCTTAGGACTCAAGTGACCGACACAATATTACTCAATTCAGTTTACTATGTTTACTGGAAAAATACTCTAGTTTGCAATATGAACGTTTGTCAAATATATGGAGTTCAAATAGTTATACTGCACACATACCAGGGATCCCTTCCAATGTAGTCCACGGTCCACCCACCTAATATGGATAAATCTTTAtgaatatattatgtttatgaCACCACAAATTTAATTCTTATCCCTCTTTTCTTCTCCATGCTACCATAGTCAAAATCTTTTCAAATTTGTCTACGTCCTGTTTTCAAAAACATCTTTAGTGAAATTTTCAACCTTAAAACAACTTCATTGAAAGAATCTCAAGTATGGATGtctcataaaaatataaaaagtagtTATATGGTATCTCAAATgttgaaaattaatttattatatttgagATATTTTCGGTGAAGTTTTGAACATTTGAGATAGTTAGTTACTTCTATATAGATTTTCTGTACCTTTTATGAGATTTTTATATGTCAAGAACCTTTAAATAGAGTTTTTAAGAAAACCTTTTTCATGTAAGTatgcataaatatttatatttgtctgAGGATATCTCAAAATTACTAGAaagttattttagatattttgaaataattgtaGCAATTTAAAATACCCAcactaatattttattaatatatagtttattttattcatCTTTTGTAACGGTCCTCATTTATGGTATTCATTACCAGGAAAATCATCCACTCAATGCATTGGATTTATTACCATTTTCTGTAATATAAAATCTACATATTT is drawn from Brassica rapa cultivar Chiifu-401-42 chromosome A05, CAAS_Brap_v3.01, whole genome shotgun sequence and contains these coding sequences:
- the LOC103867058 gene encoding patatin-like protein 6, whose product is MQRVHNKPVDSIGKSPSATVKHHLIKQSSGGVTAVTAADMQEPSIDTDKLSYEIFSILESKFLFGYEDPSPEQETSPTTVAEPLNGVVQGSVKNQRGKVCVLSIDGGGMRGIIPGKALAYLEQALKSKSGDPNARIADYFDVASGSGIGGVFTAMLFASSDGDRPIFNADDTWRFLANNGKRFYKPASGTGRILNRVMKTGSGSKKLEKSMKESFAEMTLKDTLKPVLIPCYDLTSSAPFLFSRADALETDGYDFKLWEVCRATWAEPGVFEPVEMRSVDGKTRCVAVDGGLAMSNPTAAAITHVLHNKEEFPFVRGVEDLLVLSLGTGQLVDVKYECDQVMKWKAKQWARPAVRISADGAADTVDQAVSMAFGQCRRSNYVRIQADGSSFGPCRPDIDTDASTSNVNMLVGVAEEMLKQKNVESVMFSGKKISEESNFEKLDWLAGELVLEHQRRSCRIAPTVAFKQSSDRRTVQKTIFKDIDCMF